In one Amaranthus tricolor cultivar Red isolate AtriRed21 chromosome 8, ASM2621246v1, whole genome shotgun sequence genomic region, the following are encoded:
- the LOC130820913 gene encoding uncharacterized protein LOC130820913, producing the protein MRCDKMPSISRKRLSRRSTNRILRSLVRALADVGTPRERYVSELASDMSKRISQSKPSTFNGKREPSELELYLREFDKLFDVVECLEELKVNQVAFYLVGEADYWWANSRSGLLEQADGVLNWDLFKRAMREKFYPLHVRKDKSNEFTRLKMGDMTVDEYYRKFMGYIQYCPDDVPTEEKKMQRFELGLLYDI; encoded by the exons ATGAGGTGTGAT AAGATGCCTTCGATTTCTAGGAAAAGACTGTCTAGAAGGAGTACTAACCGGATACTAAGGAGTTTAGTAAGAGCACTTGCGGATGTAGGCACTCCACGAGAGAGATATGTGTCAGAATTAGCCTCTGATATGAGTAAAAGGATCagtcagagcaaaccctcgactTTCAATGGTAAAAGGGAACCGTCGGAACTCGAACTCTATTTAAGGGAATTTGATAAACTTTTTGATGTAGTGGAGTGCCTAGAGGAACTGAAGGTCAACCAGGTTGCGTTTTATTTGGTTGGTGAAGCCGACTATTGGTGGGCAAATAGTAGATCTGGGTTACTAGAACAAGCTGATGGAGTCCTTAATTGGGATTTGTTTAAAAGGGCTATGCGAGAGAAATTTTACCCTTTACACGTGAGAAAAGATAAGTCAAACGAGTTCACTCGTTTGAAAATGGGAGACATGACTGTTGATGAATATTATCGAAAATTTATGGGATATATTCAGTACTGTCCTGATGATGTTCccactgaggagaaaaagatgcagCGATTTGAACTGGGATTGTTGTATGacatttaa